Proteins from a genomic interval of Zingiber officinale cultivar Zhangliang chromosome 1B, Zo_v1.1, whole genome shotgun sequence:
- the LOC121984386 gene encoding primary amine oxidase 1-like, whose translation IRQSIPINLSLLIYIKGGPASGAKHVYCLFLCYHFFFISLSLMVRSRMASMLSISVLLLLLLSWFTPISSHPLDPLTPAEIATVRRVILSSPIAVSSASFAFHYVGLDEPDKAQVLSWLHRRPPRRALVLARADSETHELVVDVGLAALISDRVHRGAGFPILTLEEQAAAVSLPLSYPPFVESVRRRGVALADVVCSTFTKGWFGEAGRARRRLVVACFVAGETVNLYVRPIEGVTVLVDLDEMRIVEYRDRVAPPVPKAEGTDYRASTKNLPWSKPGAVLQPAGKGFQVDGHFIRWSNWEFHLSYDARAGLIVSLASVHDAQKSTSRRVLYRGFVSELFVPYMDPVEEWYFRTFFDSGEYGFGLWASPLQPAADCPANAEYIDGYYAGQDGKPVKLPQVFCIFERNSGDVAWRHTEFGFPGQLIREVEPEVSLVVRMVAALGNYDYVTDWEFKASGSIKVVVSLTGILEVKGTNYTHADQIPAGLDPHGSLLAENTMAIYHDHFITYHLDLDIDGSNNTFVKSKLKPTRVTGGSVPRRSYWTVVREEAKTEADARVEMGSVPAELLVVNPNKKTKMGNAVGYRLISNSAPAASLLADDDYPETRAGYLKKQVWVTPYNKSEKWAAGLYVDNSRGDDTLEIWSQRNRTIENTDIVLWHTIGFHHIPYQEDFPVMPLLSGGFELRPSNFFESNPLMNSSATGQVYTTCTCIA comes from the exons ATACGACAATCTATCCCGATTAATCTATccctattaatatatataaaggGAGGACCCGCCTCGGGGGCGAAGCATGTCTATTGTCTATTTCTCTGCTACCATTTCTTTTTTATCTCACTGTCGCTGATGGTGAGGTCTCGAATGGCTTCCATGCTCTCCATCtctgtcctcctcctcctcctcctctcatgGTTTACCCCGATCTCTTCGCACCCTCTCGATCCCCTTACTCCTGCAGAGATCGCCACTGTCCGCCGCGTCATCCTTTCCTCCCCCATCGCCGTCTCATCCGCCTCCTTTGCCTTCCACTATGTGGGTCTCGACGAGCCAGACAAGGCCCAAGTCCTCTCATGGCTCCACCGCCGCCCTCCCCGACGCGCCCTCGTGCTGGCTCGCGCCGACAGCGAGACACACGAGCTCGTCGTCGACGTCGGCCTCGCCGCCCTCATCTCGGATCGGGTCCACCGGGGGGCCGGATTCCCCATCCTAACCCTAGAAGAGCAGGCGGCGGCGGTGTCGCTGCCACTGAGCTATCCCCCTTTCGTGGAGTCCGTAAGGAGGCGGGGGGTGGCGCTGGCCGACGTCGTGTGCTCGACCTTCACGAAAGGGTGGTTCGGGGAGGCGGGCCGGGCGCGGCGACGCCTCGTGGTGGCCTGCTTCGTGGCGGGCGAGACCGTCAACCTGTACGTGCGGCCGATCGAGGGGGTCACGGTGCTGGTTGACCTGGACGAGATGCGGATCGTCGAGTATAGGGATCGGGTGGCGCCGCCGGTGCCCAAAGCGGAGGGGACCGACTATCGCGCGTCGACCAAAAACCTGCCGTGGTCGAAGCCTGGCGCGGTGTTGCAGCCGGCCGGGAAGGGCTTCCAAGTGGACGGCCACTTCATCAG GTGGTCCAATTGGGAGTTCCATCTGAGCTACGACGCCCGTGCCGGTCTCATCGTCTCCCTCGCCTCCGTCCACGACGCCCAGAAGAGCACTAGCCGGCGTGTACTCTATCGTGGCTTCGTGTCGGAATTGTTCGTGCCGTACATGGACCCTGTGGAGGAATGGTACTTCCGGACCTTCTTCGACTCCGGCGAGTATGGGTTCGGCCTCTGGGCGTCTCCCCTCCAGCCGGCGGCTGATTGCCCTGCGAACGCCGAGTATATTGACGGCTACTACGCCGGGCAGGACGGGAAGCCAGTCAAGCTGCCCCAGGTGTTCTGTATCTTCGAACGGAACAGTGGAGACGTTGCGTGGCGGCACACCGAGTTCGGATTTCCAGGCCAACTG ATTAGGGAGGTGGAGCCGGAGGTGAGCCTGGTGGTGAGGATGGTGGCGGCGCTCGGGAACTATGACTACGTCACAGATTGGGAATTCAAGGCCAGTGGCTCGATCAAAGTTGTG GTCTCACTAACCGGCATACTCGAGGTGAAGGGCACAAACTACACGCACGCCGATCAAATCCCCGCCGGCCTTGACCCGCACGGCTCTCTTCTAGCCGAGAACACCATGGCTATCTACCACGACCACTTCATCACTTACCACCTCGACCTCGACATTGACGGCTCCAACAACACCTTCGTCAAGTCCAAGCTGAAGCCCACCAGGGTCACCGGTGGAAGCGTGCCTCGTCGGAGCTACTGGACCGTCGTCAGGGAGGAGGCCAAGACGGAGGCCGACGCTCGGGTGGAGATGGGATCTGTTCCGGCGGAGTTGCTAGTCGTCAATCCGAACAAGAAGACCAAGATGGGCAATGCGGTGGGGTACCGGCTCATCAGCAACAGCGCACCGGCAGCCTCGCTGCTCGCAGACGACGACTACCCAGAGACGAGAGCAGGGTACTTGAAGAAGCAGGTGTGGGTGACTCCGTATAACAAGTCGGAGAAGTGGGCGGCTGGGCTTTACGTCGACAACAGCAGAGGAGATGACACTCTAGAAATTTGGAGCCAGAG AAATAGGACGATCGAGAACACGGACATCGTATTGTGGCACACCATCGGCTTCCATCACATCCCCTACCAGGAAGATTTCCCGGTGATGCCGTTGTTGAGCGGAGGATTCGAGCTCCGGCCTTCCAACTTCTTCGAGAGCAACCCTTTGATGAACTCAAGCGCGACAGGGCAAGTGTACACCACCTGCACTTGCATCGCCTAA